In a single window of the Desulfovibrio mangrovi genome:
- the tsaE gene encoding tRNA (adenosine(37)-N6)-threonylcarbamoyltransferase complex ATPase subunit type 1 TsaE, translated as MHLKLHDSETTELLGRAAASALQKAGAVCPILFQGPLGSGKTTLVRALVESLPGGENAEVSSPSFNVYNIYPTRPEVIHYDLYRLEGSPVDSSYHEFLDEGRSLLLVEWAEFIPQAEWPDEWLLFRWVPCDEGRHVEISYCGASAKRFYDELRLLVEHIRQ; from the coding sequence GTGCATCTGAAGTTACACGATTCCGAAACTACCGAACTTCTGGGGCGGGCCGCCGCCTCGGCCTTGCAAAAGGCTGGCGCGGTCTGTCCCATTCTCTTTCAGGGGCCGCTCGGCAGCGGCAAGACAACGCTGGTAAGAGCCCTTGTCGAATCCCTGCCCGGCGGAGAAAACGCCGAGGTCAGCAGCCCCAGCTTCAACGTCTACAACATCTATCCCACCCGGCCGGAAGTGATTCATTACGACCTGTACCGGCTGGAAGGATCTCCCGTGGACAGCAGCTACCATGAATTCCTTGATGAAGGTCGATCCCTGCTGCTCGTCGAGTGGGCGGAATTCATTCCGCAAGCCGAATGGCCCGATGAGTGGTTGCTTTTTCGCTGGGTTCCATGCGATGAAGGCCGTCACGTCGAGATTTCATACTGCGGTGCTTCCGCAAAACGTTTCTACGACGAATTGCGTCTTCTGGTGGAACATATACGCCAGTAG
- a CDS encoding aspartate kinase, whose protein sequence is MRILVQKFGGTSVANLECMKQVREKTLAARAKGYKVVVVLSARSGDTNKLLALADEYSRDPDPAEVDSLVSTGEQVSVALFSMIMKDAGIKARSILGFQVPMKTDQAYGKARILGIDSEKLTALLDDYDVLAVAGFQGITEDNRITTLGRGGSDTSAVALAAALGCECEIYTDVDGVYTTDPNMCSTARKMDRVSYDEMLEMASMGAKVLQIRSVEFAKKYKVPVHVRSTFTDTPGTLVTQEDSTMEAVLVSGIAYDKDQARVTLRDVPDVPGVAYSLFGPLADKGVVVDMIVQNPSRNGKTDMTFTVPRGDLKKTLALMEEIKQETGAAEVLHDLHVCKVSAIGVGMRNHSGVAAKAFEALRAMNINILMISTSEIKITCLIEEKYTELAVRTLHDAFGLDKDSMLG, encoded by the coding sequence ATGCGTATTCTGGTTCAGAAATTCGGGGGAACTTCCGTTGCCAACCTTGAGTGCATGAAGCAGGTTCGCGAGAAAACTCTTGCCGCGAGAGCCAAGGGGTACAAGGTAGTTGTTGTCCTTTCCGCCCGTTCGGGAGACACCAACAAGCTGCTTGCCCTCGCTGATGAATATTCTCGCGATCCTGATCCTGCGGAAGTAGATTCCCTTGTTTCCACCGGCGAACAGGTTTCTGTCGCCCTGTTCTCCATGATTATGAAGGATGCTGGCATCAAGGCCCGCTCGATTCTGGGATTCCAAGTTCCCATGAAGACCGATCAGGCTTACGGCAAGGCCAGAATCCTTGGCATAGACAGCGAAAAACTCACTGCGCTGCTCGATGACTATGACGTGCTGGCAGTTGCCGGTTTCCAGGGCATTACTGAAGACAATCGCATCACGACCCTCGGTCGCGGCGGTTCCGACACTTCTGCCGTGGCACTGGCCGCAGCCCTTGGCTGCGAATGCGAAATCTACACTGACGTGGACGGTGTTTACACCACCGACCCCAACATGTGCAGCACCGCCCGTAAAATGGACAGAGTGTCGTATGACGAAATGCTGGAAATGGCCAGCATGGGTGCAAAAGTTCTGCAAATCAGGTCCGTGGAGTTCGCCAAGAAGTACAAAGTGCCCGTGCACGTACGCTCCACCTTTACCGACACTCCGGGAACATTAGTAACGCAAGAGGATTCTACCATGGAAGCAGTTCTCGTTTCTGGCATTGCCTATGACAAGGATCAGGCACGTGTAACGCTGCGCGACGTACCGGACGTTCCCGGTGTGGCCTACAGCCTTTTCGGCCCCCTTGCCGACAAGGGTGTGGTTGTCGACATGATCGTCCAGAACCCGAGCCGTAACGGCAAGACCGATATGACCTTCACCGTACCCCGCGGTGATCTGAAGAAGACTCTGGCCCTGATGGAAGAAATCAAGCAGGAAACCGGTGCCGCCGAAGTGCTGCACGACCTGCACGTTTGCAAGGTTTCCGCCATCGGCGTAGGCATGCGCAACCATTCCGGTGTTGCAGCCAAGGCTTTTGAAGCTCTTCGTGCCATGAACATCAACATTCTCATGATCAGCACTTCTGAAATCAAGATTACTTGTCTGATTGAAGAAAAGTACACTGAACTGGCGGTTCGCACCCTGCACGACGCCTTCGGGCTGGATAAAGACTCCATGCTTGGCTGA
- a CDS encoding pyridoxine 5'-phosphate synthase produces MPVLVVNVDHVATLRQQRRGIEPEPVTAAHLAELAGARGIIVHLREDRRHIIDRDVRLLSQCLNSRMHLEMAATEEMQQIALETTPYMVCLVPEKREELTTEGGLAVAGRVEHLRDFLAPIHAQGIKSSLFIEADVAQIDAAKAVGSEFIEIHTGHFADAKTPEAQRKEFEKIVRGIEYARSLDLRVNLGHGLNYNNIFMFKDVPGIDEYSIGHSIVSRAVLVGMDRAVREMVEIIRTFAE; encoded by the coding sequence ATGCCCGTTCTAGTAGTCAACGTCGATCATGTCGCCACGCTTCGTCAACAACGCCGGGGTATTGAGCCGGAACCGGTCACCGCAGCCCATCTTGCCGAGCTTGCCGGTGCGCGCGGCATTATCGTCCACTTGCGTGAAGACCGCAGACACATCATCGACCGCGACGTCCGGTTGCTTTCGCAATGCCTGAACTCCCGCATGCACCTTGAAATGGCTGCCACGGAAGAGATGCAGCAAATCGCACTGGAAACCACCCCCTACATGGTCTGCCTCGTACCGGAGAAACGTGAAGAACTGACGACTGAAGGCGGACTTGCAGTTGCCGGACGCGTCGAACACCTGCGAGACTTTCTGGCTCCCATCCATGCCCAGGGCATCAAGTCCAGCCTCTTTATTGAAGCTGACGTAGCGCAGATTGATGCGGCCAAGGCCGTTGGCAGCGAGTTCATAGAAATCCATACCGGCCATTTTGCTGACGCCAAGACCCCCGAAGCACAGCGGAAGGAATTTGAAAAGATTGTGCGCGGCATTGAATATGCTCGCTCCCTTGATCTTCGCGTCAATCTCGGACACGGCCTCAACTACAATAACATATTCATGTTCAAGGACGTTCCCGGTATCGACGAGTATTCCATAGGTCACTCCATTGTTTCCAGGGCTGTGCTCGTGGGCATGGACCGCGCTGTGCGCGAAATGGTGGAAATCATCCGCACGTTTGCGGAATAA
- a CDS encoding NAD(P)H-hydrate dehydratase: MNKTRFTPLPSPAEMTLWDTTSIHSFGIREEMLMENASREALHALHDEIGPVQGKSVLLFMGSGNNGGDAAALARHLHGLQANVLVLHTRPLAAHKGTAGYHIRLARRTGVQFQLLRQRTMESLSASWCNPDCIVDGLLGTGFKGTLRQDILPLVRWINEQRGRSFIFALDIPSGLDGMTGTPCPEAVEAHATVTFEAAKTGLFMPGANHYTGTLHIRPIGIPRAVREKHTPSFELLDASVAKLLPRQQPDMHKGSSGHVFIIGGSRGMTGAPMLAAQGALRGGAGYVTIAAPEPLLPQISCGQPDVLTLAVASGDLWEGMAGAALYQATQRASACVIGPGMGRSAGALSALEAILGNIERPPLVLDADALFLLAQSTSLRSLLRESDILTPHPGEAALLAGITTSDVQADRLATAHRFALEYPCVTILKGAGTIIASRNAPLVISPFAVPQLAVAGSGDVLAGLTASLLAQGLCARDAACLGVYLHGLAGSLLQKEFPCRGNTAQDIAAALIAAKKETASCLPPAI, from the coding sequence ATGAACAAGACACGGTTTACCCCCCTGCCCTCTCCGGCCGAAATGACCCTCTGGGATACAACGAGCATCCACAGCTTCGGCATCCGTGAAGAAATGCTCATGGAGAACGCCAGCCGGGAAGCCCTGCATGCCCTGCATGACGAGATCGGCCCGGTACAGGGAAAAAGCGTGCTCCTGTTCATGGGCAGCGGCAACAACGGCGGAGATGCCGCCGCACTCGCGCGACACCTGCATGGCCTTCAGGCCAACGTGCTTGTGCTGCACACGCGACCGCTTGCCGCCCACAAAGGAACCGCAGGGTATCATATAAGATTGGCACGCAGAACCGGCGTGCAATTCCAACTCCTGCGCCAGCGAACAATGGAATCACTGTCCGCTTCATGGTGCAATCCCGACTGCATCGTGGATGGCCTGCTCGGCACCGGATTCAAGGGCACGCTCAGGCAGGACATTCTCCCGCTCGTCCGCTGGATCAATGAACAAAGGGGCCGAAGCTTCATTTTTGCCCTCGACATTCCCTCAGGCCTTGACGGAATGACGGGCACCCCCTGTCCGGAAGCGGTTGAAGCACATGCGACAGTCACTTTCGAAGCTGCCAAGACCGGTCTTTTCATGCCCGGTGCCAACCACTACACCGGCACACTTCACATCCGACCAATAGGCATCCCCAGAGCGGTAAGGGAAAAGCATACTCCATCCTTCGAACTGCTGGACGCCTCAGTTGCAAAGCTTCTGCCGCGGCAGCAGCCAGACATGCACAAGGGTTCATCAGGCCACGTATTCATTATAGGTGGCTCCAGAGGCATGACAGGCGCGCCCATGCTTGCAGCTCAGGGAGCCCTGCGGGGCGGCGCCGGATACGTCACCATAGCAGCCCCCGAGCCCCTGCTGCCCCAAATTTCTTGCGGCCAACCGGACGTGCTTACCTTGGCAGTTGCCTCCGGCGACTTATGGGAAGGTATGGCGGGAGCAGCCCTCTATCAGGCGACGCAGCGTGCATCTGCATGCGTCATCGGCCCGGGCATGGGGCGTTCCGCCGGAGCGCTCTCGGCCCTTGAAGCCATACTTGGCAACATAGAACGCCCTCCCCTTGTACTGGACGCCGACGCCCTGTTCCTTCTGGCGCAGAGCACCTCTCTACGATCGCTGCTCCGGGAAAGCGACATTCTCACCCCGCACCCGGGCGAGGCCGCCCTGCTTGCAGGCATAACTACTTCGGATGTTCAGGCGGACAGACTAGCCACAGCCCATCGTTTTGCGTTAGAATACCCTTGCGTTACCATATTGAAGGGTGCAGGCACCATCATCGCCAGCCGGAATGCGCCGCTTGTCATCTCGCCTTTTGCCGTGCCCCAGCTTGCGGTGGCGGGCTCAGGCGACGTACTGGCGGGATTGACGGCCAGTCTGCTTGCGCAAGGTCTTTGCGCGCGAGACGCGGCTTGCCTGGGAGTATACCTGCACGGTTTGGCCGGATCGCTTCTGCAAAAGGAATTTCCCTGTCGCGGCAATACGGCACAGGATATTGCCGCCGCGCTCATTGCTGCAAAAAAGGAGACCGCATCATGCTTACCGCCCGCGATATAA
- a CDS encoding holo-[acyl-carrier-protein] synthase, with translation MIVGLGLDVCELDRIERSWKRFGEKFAARILHPNELASLPTLPIAFLASRFAAKEAAVKALGTGFTEGIWFTHIEVARADSGKPSLKLHGKAADKARELGASRFHISLTHGKGVASAVVILET, from the coding sequence GTGATCGTAGGACTGGGACTGGATGTCTGCGAATTGGACAGAATAGAACGCTCCTGGAAACGCTTCGGAGAGAAGTTCGCAGCACGCATACTGCACCCCAACGAACTGGCATCGCTCCCGACCTTACCGATTGCATTCCTCGCCTCACGGTTCGCCGCCAAGGAGGCGGCCGTGAAGGCGCTGGGCACCGGTTTCACGGAAGGCATCTGGTTCACTCACATAGAAGTGGCTCGTGCCGACTCCGGAAAACCCTCCCTGAAACTGCACGGCAAGGCAGCCGACAAAGCCCGCGAACTTGGCGCGTCACGCTTCCACATATCCCTGACACATGGCAAAGGCGTTGCGTCTGCCGTAGTCATTCTGGAAACCTGA
- a CDS encoding CBS domain-containing protein yields the protein MLTARDIMSTNVITVTPETDIPTAARLMVDNKFNGLPVVSKDGTLVGIICQSDLISQQKKLNVPTLFTVLDGIIPMRSMSDLDAEMRKIAASKVSEAMTSAPTTVRPTTPIDEIASLMVDNQYHSLPVVENGQVVGIVGKEDILKTLIPG from the coding sequence ATGCTTACCGCCCGCGATATAATGTCTACCAACGTTATTACGGTCACGCCGGAAACCGACATCCCCACTGCAGCACGCCTGATGGTGGACAACAAGTTCAACGGCCTGCCGGTTGTATCCAAAGACGGCACCCTTGTAGGCATCATCTGCCAGAGCGACCTTATCAGCCAGCAAAAGAAACTGAATGTCCCCACCCTGTTCACGGTACTGGACGGCATCATCCCCATGCGCTCCATGTCCGATCTGGATGCGGAAATGCGCAAGATTGCCGCCAGCAAGGTGTCGGAAGCCATGACCTCTGCCCCCACAACCGTACGGCCCACAACCCCCATTGACGAAATTGCCTCTCTCATGGTGGATAACCAGTATCATTCGCTGCCTGTCGTCGAAAACGGACAGGTGGTCGGCATAGTCGGCAAGGAAGACATTCTGAAAACCCTCATACCCGGATAA
- a CDS encoding chemotaxis protein CheW, with product MNEAQRKQDDELLQLVTFSIGDEEFGVDILKVQEIIRTMEITKVPRAPEFVEGVINLRGKVIPIIDLRRRFGLTSKAHDKHTRIIVIEINNMIVGFVVDSVSEVLRIPASTVEPPPPVVAGMESEYISGVGKLQDRLLILLDLDRLLSNEDLNVLGQI from the coding sequence ATGAATGAAGCGCAGAGAAAGCAGGATGACGAACTTCTGCAACTCGTGACCTTCAGTATCGGTGATGAAGAGTTTGGTGTGGATATCCTGAAAGTTCAGGAAATTATCCGTACCATGGAAATCACCAAGGTTCCACGCGCACCCGAGTTTGTTGAAGGGGTCATCAATCTTCGCGGCAAGGTCATTCCGATTATTGACCTTCGTCGCCGTTTTGGTCTGACTTCCAAGGCGCACGACAAGCACACAAGAATTATTGTTATTGAGATCAACAATATGATCGTGGGATTTGTTGTGGACTCCGTATCGGAAGTGCTGCGTATACCCGCGAGCACGGTTGAGCCCCCGCCGCCCGTTGTGGCCGGTATGGAATCGGAATACATCAGCGGGGTGGGCAAGCTCCAGGATCGTCTGCTTATTCTGCTTGATCTTGATCGCCTGCTCTCCAACGAAGACCTCAACGTGCTTGGTCAGATCTAA
- a CDS encoding UDP-glucose dehydrogenase family protein — translation MNVCIVGTGYVGLVSAACFSEMGNTVTCVDVNPEVVKTLQAGKVHIYEPGLEDLVRRNYAEGNLIFTTSLAEGMERAQFVFITVGTPSRPDGSCDLCYVEQVAREIGQHMHKPVIVVDKSTVPVGTADRVRGIISEELAKRGADIEFDVVSNPEFLKEGDAVNDFMKPDRVVVGTESEKSAEYLRTLYAPFARSREKMIVMGVRSAEMTKYAANCMLATKISFINEVANICERVGADVRDVRIGIGSDHRIGYHFIYPGVGYGGSCFPKDVKALINTAHEYDFRPELLESVDNVNNRQKLRMAERIIEYFAPQGGVAGKTLAVWGIAFKANTDDTREAASLAMIKELTAQGMRIRAFDPVAGEKVKSMFENDPLVEIVDKQYDAVEGAQALLVVTEWNQFRTPDFERIKGSLTAPILFDGRNLYPPKMMAELGFAYFCVGRPDPK, via the coding sequence ATGAACGTTTGTATAGTTGGTACTGGTTATGTAGGTCTTGTAAGCGCAGCGTGTTTCTCAGAAATGGGTAATACCGTCACCTGCGTCGATGTGAACCCCGAAGTGGTGAAGACCCTTCAAGCCGGCAAGGTGCATATCTACGAGCCCGGTCTTGAAGATCTGGTCCGCCGCAATTACGCAGAAGGCAATCTCATTTTCACCACCAGCCTTGCTGAAGGCATGGAACGTGCGCAGTTTGTTTTCATTACCGTTGGCACGCCTTCCCGTCCTGACGGCTCCTGCGATCTCTGCTATGTGGAGCAGGTTGCCCGTGAAATCGGTCAGCACATGCACAAGCCCGTCATCGTTGTGGATAAGTCCACCGTACCGGTTGGCACTGCCGATCGCGTCCGTGGCATTATCAGCGAGGAACTGGCAAAGCGTGGCGCAGATATCGAATTCGACGTGGTGTCCAACCCTGAATTCCTCAAGGAAGGCGATGCGGTTAACGATTTCATGAAGCCGGACCGCGTTGTGGTCGGTACGGAAAGCGAGAAGTCTGCTGAATATCTGCGCACTCTGTACGCCCCCTTTGCCCGCAGCCGTGAGAAGATGATCGTCATGGGTGTGCGCAGTGCGGAAATGACCAAGTATGCCGCAAACTGCATGCTGGCCACCAAGATTTCCTTCATCAACGAAGTTGCGAATATCTGCGAACGCGTTGGTGCGGATGTCCGCGACGTGCGTATCGGTATCGGTTCCGACCATCGCATTGGTTACCACTTTATTTATCCCGGCGTGGGCTACGGTGGTTCCTGTTTCCCCAAGGACGTCAAGGCGCTGATCAACACCGCGCATGAATATGATTTCCGTCCCGAACTTCTTGAGTCCGTGGACAACGTGAACAATCGCCAGAAGCTCCGCATGGCGGAACGTATTATCGAATACTTTGCCCCGCAGGGTGGAGTGGCAGGAAAGACTCTGGCTGTCTGGGGTATTGCCTTCAAGGCTAACACCGACGACACCCGTGAGGCGGCTTCCCTTGCCATGATCAAGGAGCTTACCGCACAGGGAATGCGTATCCGCGCTTTTGACCCGGTGGCAGGCGAGAAGGTGAAGTCCATGTTTGAAAACGATCCGCTGGTTGAGATCGTTGACAAGCAGTACGATGCTGTTGAAGGTGCGCAGGCGCTGCTGGTTGTGACGGAATGGAACCAGTTCCGTACTCCCGACTTCGAGCGCATCAAGGGCTCTCTGACTGCGCCTATCCTGTTCGACGGCCGCAACCTGTACCCGCCGAAGATGATGGCAGAGCTTGGCTTCGCCTACTTCTGCGTGGGCCGGCCCGATCCCAAGTAG